A DNA window from Halorubrum sp. DM2 contains the following coding sequences:
- a CDS encoding Gfo/Idh/MocA family oxidoreductase translates to MVYDVAVIGTGPDPSDPGRDGYAMGYRHGRAYANNAECELVACADIVPENGEAFARTFDLGADAVYEDYAEMIAAVEPDLVSVCVPPGIHADIVVDCAESGHVAAIHCEKPMADTWGDCREMVRTCERADVQLTINHQRRFGAPFRKAKRLLANGEVGELHRLEFADETLFDAGIHQVDLCQFFTDGADVDWVAAQVDYREENRWFGTPNATQALVQWRYADGTFGLATTGDSAPPGACYLRIVGADGTIELGVEDGPTLRYRTDGGKWKSVDTDGENLHGRDSPGYLGAALGKIRSRLPLVSTADRTAPIFIERAIADAVEGLNRDVEPELSGRNALRATEVIFAAWESTRRRGRVDLPLDIEDNPLVAMIESGQLGPAADDAEDDDASDGGDPEDADAADAANDADGVGDANDATPNAASAANATGDASAPDR, encoded by the coding sequence ATGGTTTACGACGTCGCGGTCATCGGCACAGGTCCGGACCCCTCTGACCCCGGTCGAGACGGCTACGCGATGGGGTATCGTCACGGGCGCGCCTACGCGAACAACGCGGAGTGCGAGCTCGTCGCGTGCGCGGACATCGTCCCCGAGAACGGTGAGGCGTTCGCCCGGACGTTCGACCTCGGCGCGGACGCCGTCTACGAGGACTACGCGGAGATGATCGCGGCGGTCGAGCCGGACCTCGTGAGCGTCTGCGTCCCCCCGGGGATTCACGCCGACATCGTCGTCGACTGCGCCGAGAGCGGCCACGTCGCGGCGATCCACTGCGAGAAGCCGATGGCGGACACCTGGGGGGACTGTCGAGAGATGGTCCGGACGTGCGAGCGCGCCGACGTCCAACTGACGATCAACCACCAGCGGCGGTTCGGCGCGCCGTTTCGCAAGGCCAAGCGACTGCTCGCGAACGGGGAGGTCGGCGAGCTACACCGGCTGGAGTTCGCGGACGAGACGCTGTTCGACGCCGGGATCCACCAGGTCGACCTCTGTCAGTTCTTCACCGACGGGGCCGACGTCGACTGGGTCGCGGCGCAGGTCGACTACCGGGAGGAGAACCGCTGGTTCGGAACGCCGAACGCCACGCAGGCGCTCGTCCAGTGGCGCTACGCCGACGGGACGTTCGGGCTCGCCACGACCGGCGACTCCGCGCCGCCGGGGGCGTGTTACCTCCGGATCGTCGGCGCGGACGGTACGATCGAACTCGGCGTCGAGGACGGGCCGACGCTCCGGTACCGGACGGACGGCGGGAAGTGGAAGTCGGTCGACACGGACGGCGAGAACCTCCACGGCCGCGACTCGCCGGGGTACCTCGGTGCCGCGCTGGGGAAGATCCGATCGCGGCTCCCGCTCGTCTCGACCGCGGACCGGACGGCTCCGATCTTCATCGAGCGGGCGATCGCCGACGCGGTCGAGGGACTGAACCGAGACGTGGAACCGGAGCTCTCCGGCCGGAACGCGCTCCGAGCGACGGAGGTGATCTTCGCCGCCTGGGAGTCGACCCGACGCCGGGGACGGGTCGACCTCCCGCTCGACATCGAGGACAACCCGCTCGTCGCCATGATCGAGTCCGGACAGTTGGGCCCCGCCGCGGACGACGCGGAGGACGACGACGCGAGCGACGGAGGTGACCCGGAAGACGCGGACGCCGCGGACGCCGCGAACGACGCCGACGGCGTAGGCGACGCAAACGACGCGACGCCGAACGCGGCGTCAGCCGCGAACGCGACGGGAGACGCGTCGGCTCCCGACCGGTGA